In Rissa tridactyla isolate bRisTri1 chromosome 2, bRisTri1.patW.cur.20221130, whole genome shotgun sequence, a single window of DNA contains:
- the NPBWR1 gene encoding neuropeptides B/W receptor type 1 → MENSSLPEINSSCMDGPMNCAGRGDGGLNMSGPALSPSFYLTVPVIYSVICAVGLTGNTAVIYVILKAPKMKTVTNIFILNLAIADELFTLVLPINIVDYLLLQWPFGEFMCKLIISIDQYNTFSSIYFLTVMSIDRYLVVVATTKSRKMSYRTYRAAKIVSLCVWSFVTVIILPFTVFAKIHKEQGRSQCVFVFPQPETMWWKGSRIYTLILGFAIPVSTICILYTTMLCRLRRVHLHSNAKALDKAKKKVTLMVVVILAVCLFCWTPYHLSTVVALTTDIPQTPLIIGISYFITSLSYANSCFNPFLYAFLDDSFRRSFRKLIDCRTTS, encoded by the coding sequence ATGGAGAACTCCTCCCTCCCTGAGATCAATTCCTCATGCATGGATGGGCCCATGAactgtgctgggagaggggatggggggctGAATATGTCCGGTCCCGCCCTGAGCCCCAGTTTCTACCTCACGGTGCCTGTCATCTACTCTGTCATCTGTGCCGTGGGGCTTACAGGCAACACCGCCGTCATCTATGTAATCCTCAAAGCCCCGAAGATGAAAACGGTCACCAACATCTTCATCCTCAACCTGGCCATTGCTGATGAGCTCTTTACCTTAGTGCTGCCCATCAACATTGTTGACTACTTGCTCCTTCAGTGGCCCTTTGGAGAGTTCATGTGCAAGCTCATCATCTCTATAGACCAGTACAACACCTTCTCCAGCATCTACTTCCTCACTGTCATGAGCATCGACCGTTACCTAGTTGTGGTGGCCACCACCAAGTCCAGGAAGATGTCCTACCGCACCTACCGAGCAGCCAAGATTGTGAGCCTCTGTGTCTGGTCCTTCGTCACAGTCATCATCCTGCCCTTCACTGTCTTTGCTAAGATCCACAAAGAGCAGGGGCGCTCCCAGTGTGTCTTTGTGTTCCCCCAACCTGAGACCATGTGGTGGAAAGGCAGTCGGATCTACACCCTTATTTTAGGTTTTGCCATCCCAGTGTCCACCATCTGCATCCTCTATACCACCATGCTATGCAGATTGAGACGTGTGCACCTCCATAGCAATGCAAAAGCCCTggacaaagccaaaaaaaaagtgacactgaTGGTGGTTGTCATCCTGGCTGTGTGCCTGTTCTGCTGGACGCCCTATCACCTTAGCACAGTGGTGGCCCTCACCACAGACATCCCACAAACTCCGCTCATCATTGGGATTTCCTACTTCATCACTAGCTTGAGTTATGCCAACAGTTGCTTCAACCCTTTCCTGTATGCCTTTCTGGATGACAGTTTCCGGAGGAGCTTTCGCAAACTTATAGATTGCAGAACCACCTCATAA